The following is a genomic window from Nitrospira sp..
GACCACAAAAAAGATCTGTTTCCCACCGGCCTTTCCACCGGCGAGCAACAGCGGGTGTGCATCGCCCGCGCGATCGTCAACGGGCCGATCGTCCTGTTGGCCGACGAGCCGACGGGGAATTTAGACCCCGAGTTGACGAGCGAAATCATCGACCTGTTCAAGTCGATCAACGCCCGGGGCACCACCGTCATGGTGGCGACGCACGATCCCAATGTGCTGGCCCAGGTCAATCGTCGGGTGATCACCCTGGAGCAGGGCAAGGTGGTGTCGTACGAACGGGTGGGTGCATGAGACGCCTCCGGTACCTGTTCCAGGAGGCGTTGGCCAATGTGTTGACGAATCGGACGACCACGATGGTCGCGGTGGCGACGACCGCCTTCACGTTCGCCTGCGTCGGGGTCTTCCTGCTGCTCTATGTGAATCTGCGGGCCATGGCCCTGTCCCTCGAACAGGACATCCAGGTCATGGTGTACTTGCATGACGACGTGACCGGTCAGGCGACGACCGAGATCGAACAGCAGCTGAAGGCTGATCGAGCGATTGCGTCGCTGGCCTTCGTCTCCAAAGAACAGGCGCTGACGGATTTTCAGGCGCAGTTCCCGGGCGAGTCGCATCTTCTGCAGGGCCTCGGCCGAAACCCCTTGCCGGCTTCGTTTGTGGTGACCCTGACCGCGGAATCCCGCTCGTCCGATGCGATGCGGCGTTGGGCTGACCGCGCGCAGTTGATCCCCGGTGTCGGACAGGTTCAATATAACCAAGAATGGGTCGAGGTCCTGGCCGGCATGGTGCGATACATCGAAGCCGCCGCCATTATCGTCGGGATCATTCTATCTGCAGCCTCGGTCACGATCATTGCGAACACCATCCGCCTGGCGCTCTATTCGCGCCGAGAAGAAATCGACATTTTGAACCTGATCGGCGCGAGTCGGACCTTTATCCGTGTTCCCTATCTGCTTGAAGGGGCGGCTTTGGGCTTGCTCGGCAGCGCCCTCTCGCTGGTGATCTTGAAAGCCGGCTTCGAGCTGTTCCGTCATGAAATCCGCTCCGCCAGCCGATTTCTGGGAGTGGAGACATTGCTCACTTTTTTTCCGTTGGAGATGTGTGTCGTGTTGGTATTTGTGGGGTTGTTTCTGGGCTGTGCCGGCAGCTTCCTCTCGCTGTTGCGCTTCGGAGAGGGGCGCGCATGACAGGGATGGTCTGGGGATTCATCCTGCTGGGCATCCATGCGGCCTTGTGGACCGTTCCGGCTTCGGGATTTGCGGAACGCAAGGATTCCTATGCGGATAAGATCGAACAGGAAAAGAAGACGCTGGAAAAGCTGCGAGGCACGATCGTCGAAAAACGCAAGATGTCGGACGAAGCGGAGAAAAAACGCGAGTCGATCCTTCAGGGCCTGCAGTCGCTGGACGAGAGGTTGGTTCGCTATCGGCAAGAACATCAGGAGATCCGGAAGAAGCTCAAGAAAAAGGACCGGGAAATCGAGCAGATGAGCGTACAGTTGAGTCGGCTTTCGGAGCATATCGATGAACGACAGGATGCCATTGCCGCCCGGTTGCGCGTCCAGTACATCGAAGGGCGGTTCTGGCATCTGAAAACGCTGCTCGCGGCCGGATCTTCCGGGGATTTCCAACGACGACTTCGGTATCTGTCCGCGGTGTCCCAGCGTGAATACGACATTGTGGAGCACTACCGGAAAGACGCCGAACGGATCGCCGAGGTCGAGCGGACCCGTGAGGAGGCCCGGCAGGGCATGTTGGCCTATAAGGCCAGTACGGAACAGAAACTAGCGCAGATTCAGGGGCTCAAGAAGGAAAAACGAGTCTATCTGGCGAAGATTACGCAGGAAAAAGAATCTCACGATCGGGCGGTTGAGGAACTGGAACGTTCCGCTGTCCGGGTGGACAGTTTGTTGAAGGAACTGGAGACTCGTCGACGGGCGATGGCGACCCGTCCTCCTTCCGCGGCCGGAGGGCTCAGGGCCTTGCGAGGGACACTCCTCTGGCCGACCGACGGGCAAGTCGTGTCGCACTTCGGTCGGCAGAAACACCCGACCTTCAATACCTATATTCAGCGAAAGGGGATTGAGATTCGTGCGGCAGAAGGGAGTAATATACGGTCGGTCTTGGCGGGCCAGGTTGTCTACGCGGACTGGTTGAAAGGCTACGGACTCGTTATAATCATAGATCATGCCAATGGAGTCTTTTCGCTCTACGCCCACGCATCGAAAATTCTGACGTCCGTCGGGGCTCGGATCGAAGCAGGGGAAGCGATCGGTGAAACGGGAGACACTGGTATGACGGGTGAGAATACGCTCTATTTTGAGTTGCGCGAGGGAGCCGAACCGGTGGATCCCCTGGCGTGGCTTTCGAAACGGTAGGCCTAGGGAAGGAAGGAACCCACGTTATGGAACAGCGGCGGAGCCGACGGTGGTTATATCTCTTGCTGATGGTGACGATGGCCCTGGGGATCGGCCTTGTGGTGGAAAAGGGCTTGGAGCGGACCGGTCACGCCTCCGAGACCTACGAAGAGCTCCGGACCTTCTCCGAGGTCTTGACGCAGGTGCAGAAACACTACGTTGATGAGACGAAGGTGAAGGATTTGGTTCAGGGTGCGATCCGCGGAATGCTGTCGACCCTGGACCCGCACTCGGCCTACATGACACCGGATATGTATAAAGAAATGCAGGTCGAGACCAAAGGCGAGTTCGGCGGGGTGGGAATTCAGATCGGCGTGAAGGAGAACCGGTTGGCCGTCATCGCTCCCATCGAAGGAACACCGGCCCACCGAGCCGGAATCAAGGCCGGTGATTACATCACCAAGGTGAACGATGAACCTACCAAAGACCTGACGTTGATGGATGCGGTGCAGAAAATGCGCGGTCCGAAAGGCACCAAGGTCAACCTCACCATTCAACGGGATGGGACGACGGACCCCCTGGCATTCTCCCTGGTGCGGGATACCATCAAGATTGAAAGCGTCAAGTTCAAGGTCCTCGACAACACGATCGGGTATGTGAGATTGACGCAGTTCCAGGAGGCGACGGGGAGGGACTTGAGTCGGGCGCTGAAGCAATTCAAGGAGCAGAAGGTCCAAGGCACGATCCTCGACCTGCGGAACAACCCCGGTGGATTGCTGACGGCGGCGGTGGATGTCTCCGAACAGTTCGTCGGCAACGGAAAGCTCATCGTCTACACCAAGGGCCGCGAGGGGAAAAAAGATGAATGGTTCTCCAAGACCAAGGAGACCTTGGAAGATTCCCCGATGATCATTCTGGTAAACGAAGGGTCTGCCAGTGCGTCGGAGATCGTGGCCGGAGCCTTACAGGATTGGGGACGAGCCGTCATTGTCGGGACCACCTCGTTCGGCAAGGGGTCCGTGCAGACGATCCTGCCGTTGGGCGACGGATCAGGACTCCGGCTGACGACCGCCAAGTACTATACGCCGAAGGGCCGTTCGATCCAGTCGACCGGGATCACCCCGGACATCGTGGTGAAACTGCAGGCGCAGACGGTGGCGAAGACGGGGGAGAAAGACGGCAAAGAGGCGGACCCGAAGACGGCGAAAATTCCCGCGGCGGGAAAGGACCAGCCGGCTCCTCCAAAGTCGGGTGAAGATCCCGGTCACAAGAACGGCGCCGCACCGGCAGCCGAGATCGGCGGGGACATCTCGCTCGATGACGATGTCCAACTTCAAAAGGCGGTCGAGTTGCTGAAGACCTGGAAGATCTTCAAGGAGCTTCGTCCGTCTTGACGGAATCGGTTTTGTGCCGTCGGCGGATGGCTGCAAGCAACGCTTCTTCCGATCCCGTAAATCCTGGTTGTGTCCTCAAGAGATGGGACGCAACCAGGGTTTCCAGGTCGGACAGCGTGCGAATGTTCAGCCGGAAGTAGAGATAACTCACCAGCGCGTCGGACAGTCCCGGCAAAGACGTCCAGCCGGCCACTTCTTCAGGCAACGGGGTCTTGAGTTCGTCGTAGGCGCGAATCGTTCCCGTTGCGAGAAACTCCTCGATTTTTTCAGCCAGGTCGCGTCCGATTCCAGGAATCTCCTGAAGTTGATGCCGCGCTGCGAGGTCGGCCAGATCTTCCGGTGCGGCCATGATTGAATCGGCCGCCTTCCTGTACGCACGTACGCGATAGGGATTGGCGCGTCGGGCAGCCAGCAGGTCCGCCGTTGCACGAAAGATCTGGGCCAAGGTTCGGGTACGCTCGTTCATGGTCACAGTACCGATGGCAGGGCTCATTATTGTGCAGGCAATGGACCGACGGCAAGCCCAGCACAGCTTGGTTGACAACCGGTTTTCCCGTTTCATAGGATGACTGGACGCAACAGAGGTGTTGGGGTGACGATCCAGGTCAATGGCGAATCACGCGGAGTCGGCGAAGGGCAGACGGTGGCCACCTTGCTGCGTGACCTGGACATTCGAGCCGATCGTGTCGCAGTCGAACTCAATCTGGAAATAGTGGATCGGAACGATTTCGAGAGCCGGAGTCTCCGCGAGGGGGACCGGGTGGAAATATTAAGCTTCATCGGTGGTGGAGCGGAGTAACCTATGGATACGATCAACGATCGTTTGGTCATTGCCGGCCGGGAATTCAAGTCGCGTTTGTGGGTCGGTACGGGCAAATATAAGAATTTCGTGGAGACCAAAAAGGCGATCGATGCGTCCGGTGCGGATGTCGTGACGGTTGCGGTGCGCCGGGTGAATATCACGGATCGTTCCAAGGAAAATCTCCTGGACTATCTCGATCCGAAACAATACATCATCCTGCCGAATACGGCCGGCTGTTATACGGTGGAAGACGCCGTGCGTTATGCCCGGTTGGCGCGGGCTGCCGGTGTGTCCGATTTGGTGAAACTGGAAGTGCTGGGCGACGAAAAGACCCTGTTCCCCGACACGGCCGGATTGATCGAGGCGGCGAAGATCCTCATCAAAGAAGGATTCATCGTCCTGCCCTATACGAACGACGACCCGATCGTCGCCAAGAAATTGGTGGATATCGGTTGTCCCGCCGTCATGCCATTGGCCGCGCCCATCGGGTCCGGTCTTGGGATTCGGAATCCCTACAACCTCAAGATCATCATGGAAACCGTCAAGGTACCGATCATCGTGGACGCCGGTGTCGGGACTGCTTCCGATGCCGCACTGGCGATGGAATACGGTGCGGATGCCGTGCTCATGAACACCGCCATCGCCGGTGCGCGGGACCCCCTGGCGATGGCCGAAGCCATGAAATACGCCGTCTGGGCCGGCCGCCTGGCCTACAAGGCCGGCCGTATACCTCGTAAACTCTACGCCACTGCCAGCAGCCCCATCGAGGGAATGCTGTAAGAAATGATGAATGCTGAATGATGAATGTGGAATTGTGAATGTGCAGGAAGGCTGAGTCATGAACGTACAACATGAACGAGCCTCACTCATTCGAACCTTCATATTCCTAATTCATCATTCCTAATTCATCATTCAGAATTCTCTCGGATGCCTTCCGTCGATTTCCGTCTGTACTTGGTCACCGATCGTCATCAGACCGCCGGGCGTCCGCTCTTGTCGGTGGTCGGTCGCGCCGTCCGCGCCGGTGTACGCGCCGTGCAGTTGCGTGAACGTGATTTGACGGCCCGCCAATTGCTCGCTCTGGCGACAGGCTTTCTACAGGAGATACCGAAGGTCGAATTGTTCATCAACGACCGTGTCGATCTGGCGTTGGCGCTGCCGTTCCATGGAGTGCATTTGCGCGAGAGCAGCTTGCCGACTTCGGTGGTGCGAAGTACGCTGCGGCCACAACAATTGCTCGGACGGTCCGTTCACTCCATCGATGGCGCGGTGGTCGCGGAACGACAGGGGGCGGATTTTGTGGTGTTGGGTCCGATCTACGACACGCCGTCGAAGCGAGCATACGGACCGCCGCTCGGGCTGCGGGTACTTGAAGAGGCGGCGAGACAGATTCGGGTGCCGATCTTTGCAATCGGTGGAATCACCGCCGCACGTGCGCGCGAAGTGCGGCAAGCGGGCGGGTTCGGCATCGCGGTGATGTCGTCGATTTTGAGTGCGCCGAACGTGGAACAGGCGACCGAAGCACTGGTTGCCGCGATCGAGGTCGCGCGATGATGCGTCGTACTGTGCCGACGATGTGCGTGGACAAAATTCCCATGCGACGCAGCCGGCCTGTCCAGTTGACCACCCCCTATGTGGATGATAGAATCCGAAACGACATAGACGACCGTTCCTGACAAGGCTTTCGAACGATTCAGCGAGTGGGTCCATGGCCGAATCAAAGGGGAGTTCAGGCCGACTCCGGTCCTTACGTGATTCCGTCAAGCGCATCACCAAGTCACTTTCTGACGGAGATGGGGTCGTGACTCACAAAAACGACGAACATGTGCGCGAAGTCGAAAAGCTTCGCATCCAAATCCAGTCGATGGAGGAGGAGATCCGACGGCTCTATCAGTCACGATACCAGCTTGAGCAAGCGACGAAGCAAAACGAAAAACTCGTCGCGACCCTCCAAGAAGCCAAATCTCAGATTGAGGCGTTGCGAGCCGAAGTCGAAAAACTGACCGCTCCTCCCTCAACCTACGGAATCTTCTCCAGCCTGGATACCGACGGGACCGGGAACGTGTACGTGTCCGGGCGCAAGATGAAGGTCAGTCTCCATCCTTCCATCAAAGCGAAGGACCTCCGCAAGGGCCAGGAAGTCATCCTTAATGAAGCGTTGAACGTCATCGAAGCACGCGGGTTCGACGTGCAGGGAGAAGTCGTCCGGTTGAAGGACGTGTTGGAGGGCAACAGGGCGTTGGTGACGTTGCATTTCGATGAGGAAAAGGTCGCGGAACTCGGCGAACCCCTGTTGAGCGAGCGGCTGAGCGTCGGGGATCATTTGCTGTACGATCCCCGTTCGGGCTGCGTGATCGAAAAACTCCCGAAGTCGGAAGCAGAGGAACTGGTCCTGGAGGAAGTGCCGGATGTGGATTACGAACACATCGGGGGACTCCAGAAAGAAATCGAGCAGGTCCGCGACGCGGTCGAGTTGCCGTTCCTTTATCCGCACGTTTTCTCGGATTACAAGCTGAGCGCACCGAAGGGCGTCTTGCTCTATGGCCCGCCAGGCTGCGGGAAGACCTTGATCGCCAAGGCCGTCGCCAGTTCGATCGCGAAGAAGCTCGGCCATCTCAAGGACAAGCAGCTGCGCAGCTATTTCCTCCATGTGAAGGGGCCCGAACTACTGAGCAAGTATGTGGGAGAATCGGAGCGGCAGGTGCGAGAAGTCTTCAAGAAGGCGAAGGAACGGGCCGACGACGGCCATCCGGTGATCGTCTTCTTCGATGAAATGGATGCGCTCTTCCGTACGCGCGGTACCGGCATTTCATCCGACATCGAGTCCACCATCGTGCCGCAGTTTCTGTCGGAGATCGATGGAGTGGAGCGGCTGAACAACGTGATCGTCATCGGTGCCAGCAACCGGCAAGATTTGATCGATCCGGCCGTGTTGCGCGCCGGTCGGCTGGATGTAAAGGTCAAGGTCGGTCGTCCGGATGCCGTCGCGGCGCGGGATATCTTCTCCAAATACGTGACGACCGACCTGCCGTTCGCCGATGACGACCTGAAGCGGCATGGCGGGGATGCCCGAGCGCTCGTCGATTCGCTCATGAACACGACCGTCGAGGCCATGTATGCCATGTCGGACGAGAATAAGTTCATCGAAGTGACCTACGCGAACGGCGAGAAGGAAGTGCTCTATTTTAAGGATTTTGCCAGCGGTGCCTTGATCGAGGGCATCGTGTCGCGCGCCAAAAAATATGCGGTGAAGCGGGCGATCGCTCAAGAGGGAACCGGCCTGCGGGCCGAGGATCTGGTGCGGGCGATCCGTGAAGAATTCAAGGAGCATGAAGATTTGCCCAACACCACCAATCCGGACGATTGGGCGAAAGTTGCCGGCAAGAAGGGTGAGAAGATCGTCCATCTTCGGACGATCAGCGGCGGGCCGGCGGAGTCCCGTCAAATCGAAACGGTCAACACCGGGCACTATCTGTAACACGCTCGACCTTCCATGCAAGAATCTCATTCGCACAACCTGTCCCGTGTCCTCGGCACGGAGACGGAATTCGGTATCGCCAGCCGTGATCCGAACGCAGCGGATCCGGTCGCCAATTCAATCCATTTGATCGGCTACTATCCGAACCTACCGGCACCCCACGCGGTGTGGGATTACGAAAACGAAAATCCTTTGCTGGACGCGCGCGGGTTCGAGGTGGACGGAGAACGGGAACGGCCGGGGCCCGATTACAATCGGCAGCTCAACAAAGTACTGGCCAACGGCGGCCGGCTCTATGTCGATGGGGCGCACCCCGAGTATTCGACTCCGGAATGTACCAACGCCAGGGAAGTGGTGGCGTTTGAACGGGTCGGCGAACGCATCGTTGCGCAGGCGCTGGAAGGCATCACCAAGGCACGGGGTCGCGAGCAGTTCGTCCTGTACAAGAACAATTCCGACGGCAAGGGGAACAGTTACGGATACCACGAGAACTACCTGGTGTCGCGCGCGGTGTCGTTCGAGCGGATCACGCAGGTACTCACTCCCTTCCTCGTCACCCGGCTCATTTATGCCGGATCGGGCAAGGTGGGGGCGGAGAATCAGACCAGCCCCGTCGAGTACCAGATTTCGCAGCGGGCCGACTTCTTCGAAACCCTCGTCGATCTCAACACCATGGTCAGGCGGCCGATCATCAACACGCGCGACGAGCCACATTCCGACTCGGGAAAATATCGTCGCCTCCATGTGATCGTCGGCGATGCCAACATGGCAGAACTCTCGACCTACCTCAAGGTCGGTGCCTTGTCGATGGTGCTGGATTTGCTGGAAGCCGGAGCGGACCTGCCCCGCATCAGCCTGGCGGATCCGGTCGGCGCCATCAAACAGGTATCCCGGGATGTGCAGATCAAGGAATCCCTCAAATTGGCCGATGGAACCGCCACGACCGCGATCGCGGTGCAGCGTGCCTACCTCAAGGCTGCCCAGGACTTTTATGCCTGCCATGAACTCAGCCAGGTCACGAAAGATGTATTGGTGCGCTGGGAGGATGTCCTCGACCGGTTGGAGCGGGACCCGCGTTCGTTGGTGCGGGAATTGGACTGGGTGGCCAAACGGTATTTGATCGAATCCTATATGGAGCGTAAGTCCTGTGGCTGGGACGATTCGCGCGTCCGTTTGATGGATCTCCAATATCACGACGTCCGCCCCGACCGAGGGCTGTACTATACGCTGGAACGCAGCCATATGATCGAGCGCGTGGTGCTGGACCATGAGATCGCGCGGGCTGAGTTCACTCCGCCGGTCGGAACGCGGGCCTATTTCCGAGGCCAGTGTGTCAAGAAGTACCCGAGCGCCGTCTACGGGGCGAGTTGGACGTCCGTGTTGTTCGATATCGGGCAGAACAAGATCAAGCGGATTCCCTTGATGGAACCCCTGCGTGGGACCGAATCTCTGACGGGGGAACTCCTGGCTCAAGCGGAGACCGCCGTCGCGCTGCTCGCAAAACTTTCGACCTGACCACGACGTTCACATGAAACAGGGTCCGTTCCTTCCACATCACCAGGGGTCCAGTTTCTTCGACTTCCTCACACGCTACTATCCGGAGTTGACGCCCTGCTCGAACGAGATCGCCGCCCGGCTCCTGTCCTTGTCTCATGATGTGAGTCGCATCGGAACCGTCTCGGTGCCGCAGGGGACGACGGTGTTGGCCCTGAAGTATCGCGATGGGGCGATCATTGCGGGAGACCGCCGTGCCACGGAGGGTTTTCAAATCGCCGACCGTCGCATTGAAAAGGTGTTTCGCATTGACGAGTATTCCGCCATGGCGATCGCCGGGGCGGCCGGACCCTGCATCGAGATGGCCAAGTTGTTTCAGACCGAACTCGAACATTACGAGAAGCTGGAGGGTATGCAACTCTCCTGCGAAGGCAAGGCCAACAAGTTGGGGCAGATGGTGAAGGCCAATCTGCCGATGGTGTTCCAGGGGTTGGTCGTCATGCCGCTGTATGTCGGGTACGATCTGATGAGGAAGGAAGGCCGTATTTTCAAGTACGACATCACGGGTGGCCGTTATGAAGAATCGGATCACCACTCCATCGGGTCCGGTGGCAAGGACGCCCGCAACACCATGCGCGAACATTACAGGCCTGGGCTTTCGGAAGAGGAGGCCCTCCGGGTCGGGCTGTTGGCGTTGTACAACGCGGCGGATGAGGATGTGGGAACCGGGGGCCCCGATCTGGTTCGCGGCATCTTTCCGACGGCGAAGATCGTCAGCAACGCCGGCCTTGTCGATGTGCCGGAAGCGCGGGTCCGTGTCCTGTACGAAACCATGATCGCCGAACGAAGGAGATCCTAGTCGATGCCGTTACCCTACTACGTCTCGCCCGAGCAAATGATGCAGGACAAGGCGGAGTATGCCAAGAAAGGCATTGCCAAGGGACGCTCGATCATTGCCCTGGAGTATGTCGATGGTATTCTGCTGGCGGCCGACAACCCCAGTTCTTCACTGCATAAGGTCTCCGAAGTGTACGACCGTATCGCCTTTGCCGGAGCCGGCAAGTACAGCGAGTTCGAGCACCTCAGGAAGGCGGGTATCCGCCATGCCGACCTGACCGGCTACATGTACAGTCGTGAAGACGTCAGCGCCCGTACACTGTCCAATGCCTATTCGCAGAGCTTGGGGACGGCCTTCAGCCAAGATGTCAAACCGCTGGAAGTGGAGATCCTCGTGGTGCAGGTCGGAGGACAGGGTCAGGCGAATGAAATCTATCGCATCTCGTTCGACGGAAGCATTGTCGATGAGAAGAGCTTCGCGGTCATCGGCGGGCGGTCGGAAGCCGTGCAGCAATATCTGCGGGAACATGCCACGGCGCAACCCCCGACGCTCAAGGACGGTCTCAGGCGCTGCCTTGCCGCCTTGGAGCAGGTCGCGAATCAAAAAATTCCTTCAGAAAATCTCGAAGCGGCCGTACTGGACAGGAGCCGTCTCGGGCGGAAGTTCAGACGGCTGAGTGGCATCGATATCG
Proteins encoded in this region:
- a CDS encoding carboxyl-terminal protease gives rise to the protein MEQRRSRRWLYLLLMVTMALGIGLVVEKGLERTGHASETYEELRTFSEVLTQVQKHYVDETKVKDLVQGAIRGMLSTLDPHSAYMTPDMYKEMQVETKGEFGGVGIQIGVKENRLAVIAPIEGTPAHRAGIKAGDYITKVNDEPTKDLTLMDAVQKMRGPKGTKVNLTIQRDGTTDPLAFSLVRDTIKIESVKFKVLDNTIGYVRLTQFQEATGRDLSRALKQFKEQKVQGTILDLRNNPGGLLTAAVDVSEQFVGNGKLIVYTKGREGKKDEWFSKTKETLEDSPMIILVNEGSASASEIVAGALQDWGRAVIVGTTSFGKGSVQTILPLGDGSGLRLTTAKYYTPKGRSIQSTGITPDIVVKLQAQTVAKTGEKDGKEADPKTAKIPAAGKDQPAPPKSGEDPGHKNGAAPAAEIGGDISLDDDVQLQKAVELLKTWKIFKELRPS
- a CDS encoding Sulfur carrier protein ThiS translates to MTIQVNGESRGVGEGQTVATLLRDLDIRADRVAVELNLEIVDRNDFESRSLREGDRVEILSFIGGGAE
- a CDS encoding Cell-division-associated, ABC-transporter-like signaling protein FtsX, with protein sequence MRRLRYLFQEALANVLTNRTTTMVAVATTAFTFACVGVFLLLYVNLRAMALSLEQDIQVMVYLHDDVTGQATTEIEQQLKADRAIASLAFVSKEQALTDFQAQFPGESHLLQGLGRNPLPASFVVTLTAESRSSDAMRRWADRAQLIPGVGQVQYNQEWVEVLAGMVRYIEAAAIIVGIILSAASVTIIANTIRLALYSRREEIDILNLIGASRTFIRVPYLLEGAALGLLGSALSLVILKAGFELFRHEIRSASRFLGVETLLTFFPLEMCVVLVFVGLFLGCAGSFLSLLRFGEGRA
- a CDS encoding DNA polymerase X family, encoding MNERTRTLAQIFRATADLLAARRANPYRVRAYRKAADSIMAAPEDLADLAARHQLQEIPGIGRDLAEKIEEFLATGTIRAYDELKTPLPEEVAGWTSLPGLSDALVSYLYFRLNIRTLSDLETLVASHLLRTQPGFTGSEEALLAAIRRRHKTDSVKTDEAP
- a CDS encoding Proteasome subunit alpha, bacterial, which codes for MPLPYYVSPEQMMQDKAEYAKKGIAKGRSIIALEYVDGILLAADNPSSSLHKVSEVYDRIAFAGAGKYSEFEHLRKAGIRHADLTGYMYSREDVSARTLSNAYSQSLGTAFSQDVKPLEVEILVVQVGGQGQANEIYRISFDGSIVDEKSFAVIGGRSEAVQQYLREHATAQPPTLKDGLRRCLAALEQVANQKIPSENLEAAVLDRSRLGRKFRRLSGIDIAQLFA
- a CDS encoding proteasome accessory factor PafA2 family protein, with amino-acid sequence MQESHSHNLSRVLGTETEFGIASRDPNAADPVANSIHLIGYYPNLPAPHAVWDYENENPLLDARGFEVDGERERPGPDYNRQLNKVLANGGRLYVDGAHPEYSTPECTNAREVVAFERVGERIVAQALEGITKARGREQFVLYKNNSDGKGNSYGYHENYLVSRAVSFERITQVLTPFLVTRLIYAGSGKVGAENQTSPVEYQISQRADFFETLVDLNTMVRRPIINTRDEPHSDSGKYRRLHVIVGDANMAELSTYLKVGALSMVLDLLEAGADLPRISLADPVGAIKQVSRDVQIKESLKLADGTATTAIAVQRAYLKAAQDFYACHELSQVTKDVLVRWEDVLDRLERDPRSLVRELDWVAKRYLIESYMERKSCGWDDSRVRLMDLQYHDVRPDRGLYYTLERSHMIERVVLDHEIARAEFTPPVGTRAYFRGQCVKKYPSAVYGASWTSVLFDIGQNKIKRIPLMEPLRGTESLTGELLAQAETAVALLAKLST
- a CDS encoding Thiazole synthase, with protein sequence MDTINDRLVIAGREFKSRLWVGTGKYKNFVETKKAIDASGADVVTVAVRRVNITDRSKENLLDYLDPKQYIILPNTAGCYTVEDAVRYARLARAAGVSDLVKLEVLGDEKTLFPDTAGLIEAAKILIKEGFIVLPYTNDDPIVAKKLVDIGCPAVMPLAAPIGSGLGIRNPYNLKIIMETVKVPIIVDAGVGTASDAALAMEYGADAVLMNTAIAGARDPLAMAEAMKYAVWAGRLAYKAGRIPRKLYATASSPIEGML
- a CDS encoding Thiazole tautomerase TenI, giving the protein MPSVDFRLYLVTDRHQTAGRPLLSVVGRAVRAGVRAVQLRERDLTARQLLALATGFLQEIPKVELFINDRVDLALALPFHGVHLRESSLPTSVVRSTLRPQQLLGRSVHSIDGAVVAERQGADFVVLGPIYDTPSKRAYGPPLGLRVLEEAARQIRVPIFAIGGITAARAREVRQAGGFGIAVMSSILSAPNVEQATEALVAAIEVAR
- a CDS encoding Bacterial proteasome-activating AAA-ATPase (PAN) — its product is MAESKGSSGRLRSLRDSVKRITKSLSDGDGVVTHKNDEHVREVEKLRIQIQSMEEEIRRLYQSRYQLEQATKQNEKLVATLQEAKSQIEALRAEVEKLTAPPSTYGIFSSLDTDGTGNVYVSGRKMKVSLHPSIKAKDLRKGQEVILNEALNVIEARGFDVQGEVVRLKDVLEGNRALVTLHFDEEKVAELGEPLLSERLSVGDHLLYDPRSGCVIEKLPKSEAEELVLEEVPDVDYEHIGGLQKEIEQVRDAVELPFLYPHVFSDYKLSAPKGVLLYGPPGCGKTLIAKAVASSIAKKLGHLKDKQLRSYFLHVKGPELLSKYVGESERQVREVFKKAKERADDGHPVIVFFDEMDALFRTRGTGISSDIESTIVPQFLSEIDGVERLNNVIVIGASNRQDLIDPAVLRAGRLDVKVKVGRPDAVAARDIFSKYVTTDLPFADDDLKRHGGDARALVDSLMNTTVEAMYAMSDENKFIEVTYANGEKEVLYFKDFASGALIEGIVSRAKKYAVKRAIAQEGTGLRAEDLVRAIREEFKEHEDLPNTTNPDDWAKVAGKKGEKIVHLRTISGGPAESRQIETVNTGHYL
- a CDS encoding Murein hydrolase activator EnvC; protein product: MTGMVWGFILLGIHAALWTVPASGFAERKDSYADKIEQEKKTLEKLRGTIVEKRKMSDEAEKKRESILQGLQSLDERLVRYRQEHQEIRKKLKKKDREIEQMSVQLSRLSEHIDERQDAIAARLRVQYIEGRFWHLKTLLAAGSSGDFQRRLRYLSAVSQREYDIVEHYRKDAERIAEVERTREEARQGMLAYKASTEQKLAQIQGLKKEKRVYLAKITQEKESHDRAVEELERSAVRVDSLLKELETRRRAMATRPPSAAGGLRALRGTLLWPTDGQVVSHFGRQKHPTFNTYIQRKGIEIRAAEGSNIRSVLAGQVVYADWLKGYGLVIIIDHANGVFSLYAHASKILTSVGARIEAGEAIGETGDTGMTGENTLYFELREGAEPVDPLAWLSKR
- a CDS encoding Proteasome subunit beta, bacterial; amino-acid sequence: MKQGPFLPHHQGSSFFDFLTRYYPELTPCSNEIAARLLSLSHDVSRIGTVSVPQGTTVLALKYRDGAIIAGDRRATEGFQIADRRIEKVFRIDEYSAMAIAGAAGPCIEMAKLFQTELEHYEKLEGMQLSCEGKANKLGQMVKANLPMVFQGLVVMPLYVGYDLMRKEGRIFKYDITGGRYEESDHHSIGSGGKDARNTMREHYRPGLSEEEALRVGLLALYNAADEDVGTGGPDLVRGIFPTAKIVSNAGLVDVPEARVRVLYETMIAERRRS